In Brachypodium distachyon strain Bd21 chromosome 5, Brachypodium_distachyon_v3.0, whole genome shotgun sequence, the genomic window aaaatttcataaaatcGGCAACAATCAACCTTGCCATCTGTGACCATGCTGTTGGGCGATCTCGCCGGTGTACCAGGAcgaaaaaaaggaaggagtAAATAAATTATACCTTAGCATCAACGTAGAAGCAAGTACTTTTAAACAGATGATATACACGAGtcaattaaaataaataatattcCTTATTAATTGATTAAAATAAATGTGAAAGTGCTAATTATTCAGCGAACATTTTGTACTAAGCAATAGTAGCAAAACCGCATTACACAATTTATTTGGTATGCAACATGAAGAGAAGGCGATGTTTAAAACCTTAATTCCTATTAGTTTTTATGTGTAGTACTCGTCACATTAGACGACTTTCACATTAGAATTACTTTGTTGTTACATGGGCAACATAGCAAAGCTAAAATAGGCTTACATATGAACATAACTGGTGTAATAGgatcatatatatattcatgCCAATAAGTACTTGCTAGATTGAAGTGGGCATGGATTGTTCAAGCAGCAAGATGCGGTCTTCAGAATAGAATTCATCAGGTGTTTGTACTAAGTTTACGGAAGGCCATAGGTGTGCCGTCAACTGGCATTGGTGATGGAATGTAATCAACTTCGGCATCAGGATTGAGCAACTCCCAtctgaaaaaaggaaaatgaaagATAATTATAAGAAATACTCCGTATTAAGCAAGTAAATACTAGCACGTAGGATAGCTGCAGTGTAGGACACGGGTTGGACGGTGTAGAAGTTTTCAAAAATCTTGAAATTTGTCCCACAACACCATCACAGTAGTATAAGATGATCCACCGGTGCGATAGGAAAAACATGACCGTATGCGTCggtggcaaaaaaaaacaaggaattTCAGTTCGTCAGTGGACATATATTGCTCTGagctcttgtttttttttaccacgGCACACTGAATCAGGAAAGTAATATCATTGTCCCTACCATTTGCTATTTAAATCACCAcctattttttctttgtgcAGCCAAGCTTTGAatgtatatttttctttgtgcAGCCAAGCTTTGAATGTATATTTGAATTCCAGTACAGAGATCACTGGAGATCAAATACAAGTACTATAAAAGCTGAAATAAACTCGTGTAACTAAATAGTAAGTGAGCaaacaaatacggagtagtttgCAATCTATCAATAAAGTTTTATAAACTTTATACATGTGGATATTCCAAGTTCTCAACTTTCATGCAAACTTTTGCCTTGGTGGCCTATGAAGAAATTAAGTAAGCACCAAGCCACACTTTTAGCTACTCATTCCTCCCTTTCTAAGTTACGTAGTAGTGGACCAAACATTGACACATTTTCTCGCGAAAACTTGCAGATATCTAGCCACAGTTCATTCTAATATTTACATGGGAATTTTGTTTGAAGATAATGCAGGTGGTTGCAGGCAAAACCACGCCCACTAATATGAAAATGGATGAGGGTAGTTAGCACTCACTCATAACCAAGTGATAGATGATGCAACATGATGGAGATGTTGAGCCTGCTGAGCATATTGCCTGGGCAGGTCCTGTTGCCAGCTCCAAACACTTGATTTGTGCCTGCCTTGGGTGGTTTCTGCTTGAACATTCATTTCATATGGTTAGAAGATATTCTACTAGTTGATGATCAAGTTGATGAAAATTTTAATTATTCTGTGTTGCCTATCAACTTACAGCCCATCTGTCCGGGTTGAAGGTAAGTGGATCTGTGTAGTATTTTTCATCGGTATGTATGGATCGGAGCCACACGACAACTTGCCACCCTCGTGGTATTGTATAACCCCCATATTCGATGTCATCTCGACGTGTCACACGGGAGACCATCGGAGAAATATTAGCCATACGAATTGTTTCTTCCACTACCTGCATGCATTCAACCAATCGTATGATCCACTTTAGCAcgtactacctccgatccaaaataagtgtcgcagTTTTGAACTAGGCTTAAACTAGGCTTAGTTCAAAattgagacacttattttggatcggagggagttcCTTCTTTGGGTGAAGGTTTGAGGTATGGAAAAAGATTTCACATGCATCTAGTGACCATACCAGTAATTAGGAGTAGCAATCACTACACGAAAACATAGCAACCAGGCTGCTTGGTAGCTATAACTATTGCAGCCAACAAAGTACCAGTCAAATGGTCACTACAATTACCGCAAAAGAAAATTCGTTACTACAAAAGTCATTGTTAGCTACTGACATGTCCTTGAGTGATCAATAATGGTAAAGTTGATCGCTAGATATCTTTTGGATCGATTCTGTCACAAGACACATGTGTAAGTTTATTCGGTAACTGTATATCATATCTCTAGTAGTGAATCCTAATTACTCATTTGGTAATTGTATAAGTTCTGTAAAAAAACTCTAAACctaataaaatattttaagaCTAGGGGATAGCCAAAAATAACATGATATAACCACTAAGCAATTATCGGAGCAAATAAATAGAAGCATTAAGTCTAGTACCTTGGCCGTGTACTTCATCTTGGAGATGTCATCGCGGTCGATGAAGTTTGAATTCTTATCTTGGCTCATCGCAGCATTCTCGTCCTATAAATTAAATTCGACCAACCCTGATTAATTTTGCACGCCCTGGGTGAAATAGTTTAGTACCAAGTGGCTTAATTAATTATGTACCCGCAGCTTGGCAAGGACGTCCGGCGATTTGGCCAAGTGGTACGCAGCCCACAGGACAGCACTGGAAGTGGACTCGTAGCCCCCAAGGACAAGTGAGACTATGTTGTCCACCACCTCATCGTCACTCAGCTTCATCCCTCTCTCGTCCTCCATCTGCATCAGCCCACTCATCAAATCATCATAGTCTTCTTCCCCGCCCAGTGAGGAGTTGGAGTTtgccctcttcttcctcttctcaaGCTCCTCTTGAAACACCATGTTTAGCTTCCTGCGACACTGCATGGATGTATACCAGCCATCCATTCATTCAAGAGGTTTTTGTTGGCATCTTTGAAGTTATTACATACCGCTGGTCTCTAGCTACCTGGGATGGCCGATCTTATCATACACATAATATATAAATCATATTATGTTTATATGCTGAATTTGTCAATAGTTTGTATGCATGATTGGCCGTCTGTACTCCCAATTTTTTTAGTAGGTTGAATTTTCTTTATAATAATCATATTGTTAGATTAAAGTTTCGGTGATTGTTCTATCGAtacttgggttttgttttaaCTCTCTAGCGATAGTTAAAGTGTTCGGTTCGCTGCCCAGTGAGTCAATCATACATGATTTTTACTTAGTAGTTAGAGTTAAAATTTAGGGTCACATATTGGTATTTAGAGTTATATACTGTTCTTCAAATACCCACTAGTAACCCATCTTCGCAAAAACATAATTACTATGAATGGATCCGAGCTATCGCTTAAAATTCTCTCTTGACCCGTgaagaaattaaaaacaaCAAAGTAATTAATGGAATATGTTTACATATTGGCCTTAAAACAAATATTGATTTATCTTTTAACATATTGGTCATATATTAGCCTGAAACCAGTTCAATGTTTTTTTGCTAGCATATCAAATATATCCATTGTTTCTTTACCGTTAGATATAAGATATAAATGATCTAAATAATTTGGATGGTGTGGATCAACGGGCTGTTTGCTTTGGGGGGGTATCCCGTATTATACTTTTAGTACACAATAGACAGATTTGGTGGAAGCTTACACGCTAGTATGATGGCCAGGCAAGTAATTAAGGACATGTTTTGTTTGTGGTCACAGTTTGCCAAACCTTAGAAGTTTGGCAAGTGTTTAGATCCAGCCATGGTTGTGACATGCACATAAACTTTTTATCCCTTTACCCCCACATATTATAGACTCGTTTCCTAGCCGCTTTTgccacatactccctccgatccataataagtgtcgggggtttagtacaaatttgtactaactttgcaCTAAACCCCGGACACattatgggtcggagggagtacttgtgaCAAGCAAGTTGTCCAACATAAAAACTGTGACTACTACACTTGTGACATCAAAATGTGGTAAGGTGTGGAGAACAACCAAACATGCTAAATGTTCTATGTTGACACATAAATGTAATAAACAATTCTAGCCAATTCATGAGCTAGCACAGGTTGACACCTAGtttaattagtactccctccgatcctaaattcttgtctcaaatttgcccaaatatggatgtatctactcttaaaaggcgtctagatacatgtaatatttcgacaacaatttaggatcagagggagtagttagtAATTACTTGTGAACTTTAGAACAAAAATGTGACATTAGTAAATTCATGGGGAGTGCTAACGCGGGCACGACACGCTTAGTCCTAGCATGCGTACGGCCTATGGAAGGACTACATGCATACCATGCATATTTAATACATTTGCAAATTCGTAAACTTAAAATGTTCAAACTCTAAACCGCATATTCGATTGACAACCCATTTTCACGGTTAGCTTTGTCTCGACGAGATCTTCGAAACTAGGTCTCATGTTGGTTTCTTTCACAAATTTTCCGCTCTTAAAAGTTGCCATCCAATAATATACGATGTTGCCACCTTATTAGTAGCAGATTCGCATGTGGTAACTTGAATACTTGATGCAAAATAGGACGGTGACTTTTGCTTTAAAGTTACCAcccaataatatatgaagttacCATAAAATAAGATATGAAGTTACTATAGTAAATTCTCTAAGAACAGGATAGTAACTTGTGTATTATTGTTTGATAACAAAAAAACTCAAAAacaattttgtcaaaaaatatcaacgaGGGATCTAGTTTCGAAGCTCTCATCAATACAAATCCAACAGTGCAAACGAGTCGTGTACATGGATCGGATGTGCAGTTTGATGTACATGACATTTTGAACTTTTGTAATCAGCATTAATGCGCTGATGTCAACATTTTCTGTCTTGCCCTTCTGTGCACTTAACAAGTTTTATGGACCAAGGACTACAAACTTCTGCATGCACGTTGGAGAGCACTATTACAGTAGTTTGTGCATTAATATTTAAGTTCATATTTTTAAGAATATACATATTtgattattactccctccgatccatattaattgtctcaaattagcccaaatatagatgtatctatgcctaaaaagcatctagatacatgtaatatttcgacaattaatatggatcggaggagtaCTATTTTACGGCAGTATGCTGATTATTACTTTGTCGAGTACTAGAATGGCATGCAAGGTTTGTTCAAAGGAAACCATTTTAAATATTTAACCAGCTTATAGAAAAATCAGCATCTACATTACTAATTAGTCAATACAGATATATATAGATCCAAcatgaaatatgttttttatagtataattttttttcattgtagATGTTGGcaaatgaaataaataaataattattgTCTTGACTTACTATGTATGTCCTATTTTACGGAAAGGATAAGTAACTGACACACTAGACCGGTTCCTCCTCTTTGTTACTTGGTTATATAAATATGAaatatcatactccctccgtccaacaaaagatgtctcaagtttgtcaaaatttggatgtatctagacatgacttagtgtatagatgcattcaaatttggtcaaacttgagacatcctttgttgaacggagggagtagtaatattttcaagcacaaaaaaaataggacACTAATTTCTTCGAAGTAACGATGTCGAAGGCGTGACGCAGCCAATTAAGGGTAGGGCCACATCGCTGCTGAGAAGGGTGTAGCACGTTGGTGCTCGCTGTGAGACCGACCAGCCAACCCAGCCCAAAGTCCAACTACGAGTTTCAGAACTACGACGACTTAAATTGCAAGGACAAAAATATGATCCTGGAATATTTAAGTTTTGGATGCATAAACCCTGCAGGATTGATCTACAGCTAGGATTGATCTTAAGGGGTAAGAGGATGCCTTAAAATTTCTCAATTTAAGTTAGCACATCACGTATCTTGGAGAGAGTAAATTTACATACCTTGCGAGCATGATTGTGTGATGTCCCTGGTAAGTCCAACGGGAGTGCCCTGATCCCACCAATCAAGCCGACATACCATTTGTTCATCTTTTCGGTGAGAGGCGACGGCTTCATGCTTATGAATATCTCACAAATGCACTCAAACATGACCTAAAATTCATACATGTATTCTAGTATTAGTAGTATAATATTATTTCGAACATCAGATACAAAGACCTGACGAGGCCTGCTTCAGTACGCCTTTTTGATAGGCGTAGTTGGGCTCAAACTCCGGGAAGTCCTTGGCCGGCACGGCAGGAACACACCGGAGTTGTTCCCGGCAAAAAACACGTGGTCTCAGATGCCCCCCAAGGCCCCAACACCAGCTTCTGCCTTCCCTCGTCAACCCTGAAAACCACCACCTCACTCGCGATCCCCAgctgcttcttcttgcccACCGTTTCCAGACAGCTGCTAGGTGTCTCATcatcttcgtcgacgagctcATTGATCGGCTAATTATTGccggtgtcgtcgtcttcgctGCAATCCTCCAGCGTCATCTCACCGTTCGTCGGTCGCCGCTTAGGCAGTGGctacccgccgccggccgcaccTGGCGGGGAGTCTGGCACGAAGTCCCGCCAGACCTCGTCCATCGTCTTGTCGCTGAGCTTGTGGGGCAGTGTCAGCGTCAAGCGAGCCCTGCTGCGGCAGCTCCCCCACGGGGGCCGCCGACACGAACCGCCGTCCAGATGCGATATTGGTCCATGTTCTCCCCATTTTGCTTGGCTCTCCTCCGCTGTCCAGATGCTCCGCAGCAGCTCGTCCATGTTCATGGACCCAAAGTCCTTGCCGAGCTCCCCAACGCCGGACACCCCTCCGAGCGTGCTCTGGAATTCGTCGAACTCCACACCTGTAGGAGGCCTCCGCGGCCGTCGACGTCCCGCGACGCCACGACGAGGTACTTGACATCGCCGGACAGGCTCCCAGCGCTGCTCAGCTCCTTCACCTGCAGACAGcaagcggcagcagcaagcagcggcggcggcgtcagcACACAGCAAGCAGGCAGCAAGCTAGCGGCGGAACAAGccagagaagaggaagaacccCGCCAGCGACATGGACACGAGCAACTTCCCGGCGATGTACAGCGTGAAGGAGCTGACGAAGAGCACGGATGAGTTGGCCGTGAGAACCAACGCCCACAACACCAGCACGAACACCGCGaaggccgccggcgacgagcagAGGCCCGCCAGGAAGTAGACGAAGGAGGAGTAGAGCAGCGGCGACACCACAGCACTCCACCGCGTTGCGAGTTGCGTTAGCGGCGGCCGGGGGTGGAGGGATGgcgagttgcggcggcggggtgtcGCGGGATGGCGAGTAGCGGAGGCGGGGGATCGCGGGATGGCGagttgcggcggcgcggtggggAGTGAGGACTGAAGGATTGGAGTCGAGCAGCGAA contains:
- the LOC100835693 gene encoding ent-kaurenoic acid oxidase, encoding MQVGDWTWTWWFGLLLGAVPLLVLAVWDGNDAFYQAAFALRRRRRRQHGSSHGKLPPLPPGHMGIPLLGETVAMLWYFKVIRCPDGFIAAKKRKYGEGVGMYRTHLFGSPTILVCLPDVNRFVLQSPDSFGISWPSPELLGLASMFNAEGSKHTRIRGFIVAALSQPKSLGNIARVTQPRVVAALQSWAAKGTIVARTEIRKVMFECICEIFISMKPSPLTEKMNKWYVGLIGGIRALPLDLPGTSHNHARKCRRKLNMVFQEELEKRKKRANSNSSLGGEEDYDDLMSGLMQMEDERGMKLSDDEVVDNIVSLVLGGYESTSSAVLWAAYHLAKSPDVLAKLRDENAAMSQDKNSNFIDRDDISKMKYTAKVVEETIRMANISPMVSRVTRRDDIEYGGYTIPRGWQVVVWLRSIHTDEKYYTDPLTFNPDRWAKPPKAGTNQVFGAGNRTCPGNMLSRLNISIMLHHLSLGYEWELLNPDAEVDYIPSPMPVDGTPMAFRKLSTNT